A genomic segment from Alphaproteobacteria bacterium encodes:
- the zwf gene encoding glucose-6-phosphate dehydrogenase has protein sequence MAYIIPMIPFEMLVFGGAGDLSMRKLMPALFHLHCDNRLPIHGKVYCLGRENLSKEDFIQSIFDMHQPLFTEQKEKVDSFFERIHYIQFEALNIESYKKIKTILSSDTELARIFYLATPSSLFGPISQNISLADLMTKKSRVVVEKPLGHDLASFQKINNLICDVFQESQIYRIDHYLGKETVQNLMALRFTNTLFESMWNRSYISHVQITVAETIGIEGRHQFYDQSGALRDMVQNHLLQLLCLVAMEPPSNAEANTIRDEKLRVLKALRPIKDQDVITHVVRAQYKQGNIQDVNVKGYLEEQNIPQTSTTETFIALKTYIDNWRWAGIPFYLRTGKRLHSRYSEIVIQFKKVPHLIYPSSVGIIEENRLVIRLQPDEGIKFKLMSKTPGPGMNLVPVYLNLNFAETFNERYPDAYERLIMDVVRGIPTLFMRKDEVEEAWKWTENILNAFQELSPPLKTYPAGTWGPTSSIALIERDGFTWHEDI, from the coding sequence ATGGCTTATATTATTCCGATGATTCCTTTTGAAATGCTTGTTTTTGGAGGCGCAGGTGATCTGTCAATGCGTAAACTTATGCCGGCACTTTTCCATCTTCATTGCGATAATCGACTTCCAATTCATGGAAAAGTATATTGCTTAGGCCGCGAAAATTTATCAAAAGAAGATTTTATTCAATCTATTTTTGATATGCATCAACCCCTTTTTACAGAACAAAAAGAAAAAGTTGATTCTTTTTTTGAACGTATTCATTACATTCAATTTGAAGCGCTGAATATTGAATCCTACAAAAAAATTAAAACAATATTATCAAGCGATACTGAACTGGCGCGCATTTTTTATTTAGCAACGCCTTCTTCACTTTTTGGTCCCATTTCGCAGAATATTTCACTTGCGGATTTAATGACTAAAAAATCACGCGTCGTTGTTGAAAAACCTTTGGGCCATGATTTAGCCTCGTTCCAAAAAATAAATAATCTTATTTGTGATGTTTTTCAAGAAAGTCAAATTTACCGTATTGATCATTATTTAGGCAAAGAAACAGTACAGAATTTAATGGCGTTACGTTTTACGAACACACTTTTTGAATCTATGTGGAATCGCTCATACATCAGCCATGTTCAAATTACAGTTGCAGAAACAATTGGTATTGAAGGACGTCATCAGTTTTATGACCAATCAGGCGCCTTACGTGACATGGTTCAAAATCATTTGCTGCAACTTTTATGCTTAGTCGCAATGGAGCCACCATCAAATGCTGAGGCCAATACGATTCGTGACGAAAAGTTACGTGTTCTTAAAGCGCTAAGACCCATTAAAGATCAAGATGTTATTACGCATGTTGTTAGAGCGCAATACAAACAAGGCAACATACAAGATGTAAACGTAAAAGGATATTTGGAAGAGCAAAATATACCCCAAACAAGCACAACCGAAACCTTTATTGCCCTTAAAACCTATATTGATAATTGGCGATGGGCTGGCATTCCTTTTTATCTACGTACAGGTAAACGTTTACATAGTCGATATTCTGAAATTGTCATTCAATTTAAAAAAGTACCACATCTTATTTATCCATCAAGCGTTGGTATTATTGAAGAAAACAGATTAGTGATACGACTTCAACCAGATGAGGGCATCAAATTTAAATTAATGTCTAAGACCCCTGGCCCTGGTATGAATCTGGTGCCCGTATACCTAAATTTAAATTTTGCCGAAACTTTTAATGAGCGTTATCCAGATGCCTATGAACGGCTCATCATGGATGTTGTGCGCGGTATTCCAACCCTATTTATGCGTAAAGATGAGGTTGAAGAAGCATGGAAATGGACTGAAAATATTCTTAATGCCTTTCAAGAATTATCACCACCGCTAAAAACATATCCCGCAGGCACTTGGGGGCCAACATCGTCTATTGCATTGATTGAACGGGATGGGTTTACCTGGCATGAGGACATATAA
- a CDS encoding NAD-dependent epimerase/dehydratase family protein, which produces MSIIVTGSNGFFGKPLAEFLTRSGYDVYGVQRQKTTSTFQQLIMPDFHDQQKWNAILKDKKTIIHCAARVHQMNDKNNFETQKLYFDTNYAITKKIVDAALVQNVKHFIFISSVAAYPFDLSLPQTELLSSLRLRWSFYGESKYKAEEYLRSIKDMKITILRPPLIYGPHVKGNLETLVKLVQKKIPLPFKSIATRKSLISIDNFLDLILNLISNPNAWDKTYFVKDYDLPLNAIIAEMCKTLNMPSQLFAFPEFFLNLMIKTPILGHKVERFMQELVFDDTPIRDALKWAPSFSYQDGIKKMVQSF; this is translated from the coding sequence GTGAGTATAATAGTTACAGGGAGCAATGGTTTTTTTGGCAAACCTTTGGCCGAATTTTTAACGCGTTCTGGTTACGATGTTTATGGTGTTCAGCGTCAAAAAACAACAAGTACTTTTCAGCAATTAATTATGCCTGATTTTCATGATCAGCAAAAATGGAATGCGATTTTAAAAGATAAAAAAACAATTATTCATTGCGCTGCACGCGTTCATCAAATGAATGATAAAAACAATTTTGAAACGCAAAAATTATATTTTGATACCAATTACGCAATAACGAAAAAAATTGTAGATGCGGCACTTGTTCAAAATGTAAAACATTTTATTTTTATAAGCTCTGTTGCAGCATATCCTTTTGATTTATCATTGCCTCAAACTGAATTATTGTCGTCTTTGAGATTAAGGTGGTCTTTTTACGGTGAGAGTAAATATAAGGCTGAAGAATATTTAAGATCTATAAAAGATATGAAAATCACAATATTAAGACCTCCCTTAATTTATGGTCCTCATGTTAAAGGTAATTTAGAAACACTTGTAAAATTAGTTCAAAAAAAAATTCCTTTACCCTTTAAGTCTATTGCTACTAGGAAGAGTCTTATTTCAATCGATAATTTTTTGGATCTTATTCTTAACCTTATTAGTAATCCAAATGCTTGGGATAAAACTTATTTTGTAAAAGATTACGATTTGCCTTTAAATGCGATTATTGCTGAAATGTGTAAAACGCTTAATATGCCATCACAATTATTTGCTTTTCCTGAATTTTTTTTGAATCTGATGATAAAAACACCCATATTAGGGCATAAAGTAGAACGATTTATGCAAGAATTAGTTTTTGATGATACGCCTATCCGTGATGCCTTAAAATGGGCTCCCTCCTTTTCATATCAGGATGGTATTAAAAAAATGGTTCAATCTTTCTGA
- a CDS encoding MFS transporter, whose product MDQAQDIKFSYILPLLMFVVMCCVFSIDIYIPSLPQMVSFFATTQEKVQFTITAGMLGSTVLTIFIGPLSDAFGRRRLIIFFQFCFAFITYLASLATSVEMLIVARVFQGMSNVAGMVLSFAIISDVSHGKSVAIRFSYITTTITTSLVLAPFIGGILATYNDWRYCFWLLSLMSFISALLLYFLLPETNKIRKPFSVLTTTKNYQKIFTHKIFLMIVFIPSIMIGAHIAFTASSSFYYKEVLNISPFGFGIYQAIIMSSNSVFNYISSFVIHRWGEKRTIEIGMGITVVGAIVFLIITFVLPFSAIAITSAMVLCSGGLGFMLSSLSAECFSLFSKDASGATSSAMSLIRGIVFALILSITSVLYDGELIVLSGCIAVVTFLSLFLYLFVLKLKRNQT is encoded by the coding sequence ATGGATCAAGCACAAGACATAAAATTTTCATACATTCTACCACTTCTGATGTTTGTCGTAATGTGCTGCGTCTTCTCAATTGATATTTATATCCCAAGTTTACCGCAAATGGTAAGTTTTTTTGCAACAACTCAAGAAAAAGTACAATTTACAATCACGGCAGGGATGCTTGGATCAACTGTTTTAACAATTTTTATTGGTCCTTTATCAGATGCTTTTGGTAGACGACGTTTGATTATTTTTTTTCAATTTTGTTTTGCTTTTATAACCTATCTTGCAAGTCTCGCAACGAGTGTTGAAATGCTCATCGTCGCCCGTGTTTTTCAGGGGATGTCAAACGTTGCAGGCATGGTTTTAAGCTTCGCCATTATTTCTGATGTTTCTCATGGTAAATCTGTTGCTATTCGATTTTCGTATATAACGACGACCATTACAACTTCTCTTGTATTAGCGCCTTTTATCGGCGGAATACTCGCAACTTATAATGATTGGCGTTATTGTTTTTGGTTATTAAGTTTAATGTCCTTCATATCTGCCTTGCTTCTATATTTTTTATTACCTGAAACAAATAAAATAAGAAAACCATTTTCAGTTCTAACAACAACTAAAAACTATCAAAAAATATTTACGCATAAGATTTTTTTAATGATTGTTTTTATCCCCTCTATCATGATTGGGGCACATATCGCCTTTACCGCATCTTCCTCTTTTTACTACAAAGAAGTTCTTAATATCTCGCCTTTTGGTTTCGGTATCTATCAAGCAATTATTATGAGTTCTAATTCAGTTTTTAACTATATTTCTAGTTTTGTTATTCATCGTTGGGGTGAAAAAAGAACGATTGAAATAGGCATGGGTATTACTGTTGTTGGCGCAATTGTTTTTTTAATAATTACCTTCGTCTTACCTTTTTCTGCAATTGCTATAACATCTGCAATGGTTCTTTGCAGTGGAGGCTTAGGGTTTATGCTTTCATCCTTATCCGCTGAGTGCTTTTCACTTTTCAGCAAAGATGCATCTGGCGCTACATCATCTGCTATGTCGCTTATCCGTGGCATTGTATTTGCCTTAATTTTATCAATCACATCCGTTCTTTATGATGGAGAATTAATTGTGCTTTCAGGCTGTATTGCTGTTGTTACGTTTTTGTCTCTATTTTTGTATCTTTTTGTCCTTAAATTAAAAAGAAATCAAACGTAA
- a CDS encoding folate-binding protein produces the protein MGLFYTRLDHRQILKISGVDTIEFLQGLISNDARILTQQKPIYAAFLTPQGKFLEDLLITLFQGDIWMDSFKESFEDFKKKLTLYKLRQKVILQPIESHQIYAIWGENWSHLFNFADNQTILEISEGVIFKDPRLNMLGGRAYLENDALLKQNSFMEKSLDDYDEHRMKLGIPDGARDLQSGKAILLENGFDDMGAIDWEKGCYLGQELTARTKYRGLVRKRLLPFSYIGTTPIIGDVVHLLENSAGEIKSVSSNIGLGLFRLEYLKELINNKGVIKSSGTIIHPFIPEWMKFNLSEDF, from the coding sequence ATGGGCTTATTTTACACACGATTGGACCATCGACAAATTCTGAAAATTTCGGGTGTCGATACAATTGAATTTTTGCAGGGTCTTATAAGTAATGACGCGCGTATTTTAACCCAACAGAAGCCAATTTATGCGGCTTTTTTGACACCTCAGGGTAAATTTTTAGAAGATCTATTGATCACATTGTTTCAAGGTGACATTTGGATGGATTCTTTCAAAGAAAGTTTTGAAGATTTCAAGAAAAAATTGACCCTTTATAAATTAAGACAAAAAGTTATATTACAACCTATTGAATCCCATCAGATATATGCAATATGGGGTGAAAATTGGTCACATCTATTTAATTTTGCTGATAATCAAACGATTTTAGAAATAAGCGAAGGGGTCATTTTTAAAGATCCTAGATTAAATATGCTCGGTGGGCGTGCTTATTTAGAAAATGATGCCCTTTTAAAACAAAATTCCTTTATGGAAAAATCACTCGACGATTATGATGAACATCGTATGAAATTGGGTATTCCTGATGGCGCACGCGATCTACAATCAGGAAAGGCTATTTTACTTGAAAATGGTTTTGACGACATGGGTGCAATTGATTGGGAAAAAGGGTGCTATTTAGGACAAGAACTAACGGCAAGAACTAAATATAGGGGATTGGTGCGTAAAAGACTTTTACCTTTTTCTTATATCGGTACAACGCCCATTATAGGTGATGTTGTGCATCTTCTTGAAAATAGTGCAGGTGAAATAAAATCAGTCAGTTCTAACATAGGGTTAGGCCTTTTTAGATTGGAATATCTTAAAGAGCTTATCAACAATAAAGGTGTAATAAAATCTTCAGGCACAATAATTCATCCTTTTATACCAGAATGGATGAAGTTTAATTTAAGTGAAGATTTTTAA
- the pgl gene encoding 6-phosphogluconolactonase encodes MQIVKHYFDTEDKLTQKIYTDFKKELQKINSLNQVVALAGGSTPEKLYTLLSQEDWNNVCFTLSDERLLAHNHIGRNETLLYQTLFKNTPNPDFFSLAPLNFNQQTLEKSLNEEWIHQNKKLHLVLLGMGEDGHIASLFPPQEYVKNNPKIFIETKGPMPFPNRIGLSFNALCETSIIFLFIKGTKKKEILEKALLKEDSNLPISILLAHSKKSIHVYWAE; translated from the coding sequence ATGCAGATTGTAAAACATTATTTTGATACTGAAGACAAACTTACCCAAAAAATTTATACGGATTTCAAAAAAGAACTTCAAAAAATAAATTCACTCAATCAAGTTGTAGCGCTTGCTGGAGGATCTACACCTGAAAAATTATATACATTATTAAGTCAAGAAGATTGGAATAATGTGTGTTTTACTTTAAGCGACGAAAGACTTCTTGCTCACAATCATATTGGGCGCAATGAAACGTTGCTTTATCAAACACTTTTTAAAAATACCCCTAATCCAGATTTTTTTAGCTTAGCACCTCTTAATTTTAATCAACAAACACTAGAAAAATCATTGAATGAAGAATGGATTCACCAAAACAAAAAACTACATCTTGTTTTGTTAGGCATGGGTGAAGACGGTCATATCGCTTCTCTTTTTCCACCTCAGGAATATGTTAAAAACAACCCAAAAATATTCATTGAAACGAAAGGGCCCATGCCTTTTCCTAATCGCATAGGCTTAAGTTTTAATGCATTATGTGAAACATCTATAATTTTTCTTTTTATAAAAGGCACAAAAAAGAAAGAAATTTTAGAAAAAGCATTGTTAAAAGAAGATTCAAATTTACCCATTTCAATTCTTTTAGCACATAGTAAAAAATCAATTCATGTTTATTGGGCAGAATAA
- a CDS encoding GNAT family N-acetyltransferase: MKSQSIEIKPFSKHHIPEIVSSFEAHHWPKPIETFETYCNEQEKGERLIWLAYYNNLFAGYITLKFESYYKPFHDKNIPEIMDLNVLPPFRNKGIGSTLLDHAENKAFKKSNIIGLGVGLYKDYGSAQKIYVKRGYIPDGLGVTYNYHPIMPGSNVCLDDDLILWFTKKEAKGPFFI; encoded by the coding sequence ATGAAATCACAATCGATTGAAATCAAACCTTTTTCTAAACACCATATTCCTGAAATTGTTTCAAGTTTTGAAGCACATCATTGGCCAAAACCCATTGAAACATTTGAAACTTATTGTAACGAACAAGAAAAGGGTGAACGTTTAATATGGCTCGCTTATTATAACAATTTATTTGCGGGCTACATCACGCTTAAATTTGAATCTTATTACAAACCCTTTCATGATAAAAATATCCCTGAAATAATGGACCTCAATGTATTACCGCCTTTTAGAAATAAAGGAATAGGATCAACTTTATTAGATCACGCAGAAAATAAGGCTTTTAAAAAAAGTAATATCATTGGCTTAGGTGTTGGTCTTTACAAAGATTATGGTTCTGCTCAAAAAATATATGTGAAACGTGGATATATTCCAGATGGTTTAGGCGTGACATATAATTATCATCCTATAATGCCTGGAAGCAATGTCTGTCTTGATGATGATCTGATTTTATGGTTTACGAAAAAAGAGGCCAAAGGCCCCTTTTTTATATAA
- a CDS encoding uracil-DNA glycosylase → MNSTPMSNNMIAKKCANLLHFYDEILQINEIITSIPQNKKNYTFQSKKEIIHIEPIVDHIKIIPVKILNPAQDIDELKKQLLQFKANSFEKSETTFVFGDGNPNADLLILGDAPSFDDVQSGKPFMGIVGQLLDRMLGFINVTRSNCFMSNVTFWHKPQNYQFNPKEIEEALNFIHQMIKLINPKIIVTLGAIATNALLNKPQGITQLRGKFHPYPLNPDIIILPSFHPSSLLTSPQNKQLSWRDLLLLKSKIFEMESSK, encoded by the coding sequence GTGAATTCTACACCCATGTCAAACAATATGATAGCAAAAAAATGTGCAAATCTTTTGCATTTTTATGATGAAATTTTGCAAATTAATGAAATTATTACATCCATTCCGCAGAACAAAAAAAATTATACTTTTCAATCTAAAAAAGAAATAATACATATTGAACCAATTGTTGATCATATTAAAATAATACCTGTTAAAATCCTTAATCCTGCTCAAGATATTGACGAACTTAAAAAACAGCTTTTACAATTCAAAGCTAATTCTTTTGAAAAATCAGAAACAACCTTTGTTTTTGGAGATGGAAATCCCAATGCCGATTTGCTCATTTTAGGCGATGCACCAAGTTTTGATGATGTGCAATCAGGCAAACCTTTTATGGGTATAGTGGGCCAATTGTTGGACCGGATGCTGGGGTTCATTAACGTTACGCGTAGCAATTGTTTTATGAGCAATGTTACTTTTTGGCACAAACCTCAAAACTATCAATTCAACCCGAAAGAAATTGAAGAAGCGCTTAATTTCATACACCAAATGATAAAGCTTATTAATCCTAAAATTATTGTAACATTGGGTGCAATTGCTACAAATGCGCTTCTTAACAAACCCCAGGGAATTACACAATTGCGCGGTAAATTTCATCCTTATCCGCTAAATCCAGATATTATAATTTTGCCTAGTTTTCATCCATCAAGTTTATTAACTTCACCACAAAATAAGCAATTATCTTGGCGCGATCTTTTGTTATTAAAATCAAAAATTTTTGAAATGGAAAGTTCCAAGTGA
- the rsmD gene encoding 16S rRNA (guanine(966)-N(2))-methyltransferase RsmD → MKEFEHMRIIAGQLRGRLLVSPQTESIRPTSDRVRQAAFNIIEHKLNFSFADKIVLDIFGGTGALGFESLSRGAQSVIYFDTLKEAHLVARQNAENLKLIDQIIFRQMDALNPPMASHPVDFVFIDPPYNMQLAEKALVAFKSKNWFKKETYFMVEELKNVNPNWPNFLTQIDERVYGKTKIIFLQIKEET, encoded by the coding sequence TTGAAAGAATTTGAGCATATGAGAATTATAGCAGGCCAATTACGTGGACGACTCCTCGTCTCACCCCAAACTGAATCAATTCGACCCACAAGTGATCGCGTCAGACAAGCAGCTTTCAATATTATTGAACACAAATTAAACTTTTCTTTTGCTGACAAAATTGTATTAGATATTTTTGGCGGCACGGGCGCTCTTGGATTTGAGTCTCTTTCCCGAGGCGCACAATCTGTCATCTATTTCGATACATTAAAAGAAGCACATCTGGTCGCACGTCAAAATGCTGAAAATCTTAAACTTATTGATCAAATAATTTTTCGACAAATGGATGCACTCAATCCACCAATGGCGTCACATCCTGTTGATTTTGTTTTTATAGATCCACCGTATAATATGCAACTCGCTGAAAAAGCACTTGTGGCGTTTAAATCAAAAAATTGGTTTAAGAAAGAAACCTATTTTATGGTCGAGGAATTAAAAAATGTTAATCCCAACTGGCCTAATTTTTTAACACAAATAGACGAACGTGTTTACGGTAAAACAAAAATTATTTTTTTGCAAATTAAAGAAGAAACTTAA
- the xseA gene encoding exodeoxyribonuclease VII large subunit, translating to MLYLNEHNLPIFSVSELSSALKKTVEDQFSLVRVRGEISGFKRATSGHVYFTLKDQDAILDAVAWRGTALKFPFNPEDGLEVICRGKITTFPGRSKYQIIVDSMELAGEGALLALLEKRKQKLLAEGLFDPARKKPIPFLPLIIGVITSPTGSVIRDILHRIQDRFPSRVLVWPCLVQGEGAKDQIAAAINGFNQLSPASGLRPDLLIVARGGGSIEDLWAFNEEIVVRAAANSSIPLISAIGHETDTTLIDFASDLRAPTPSAAAEMAVPVRQELYEKLVHLQFRASHSARKKVQIHALNLTNITKHLKQVLSKFDEKNQKLDLYSEKLQHSVRLLMAEKTNTFQAISHKILHPKHKVQLMEQEAKNLFKTFKESYEKTITFKTNAFKQIAGFLKPSSIVNNIQKNHENLNLYQKAMTKNVSQLMKDKINITQQNAVLLKTLSYENTLNRGFVIVENQDHKTITSVENIKQNDNVMLRFKDGKVKAKVQ from the coding sequence ATGCTATATTTAAACGAACATAATCTTCCTATTTTTTCTGTTTCTGAACTGTCTTCTGCACTCAAAAAAACCGTTGAAGATCAATTTTCTTTAGTGCGTGTCCGGGGTGAAATTTCGGGTTTTAAACGTGCAACATCAGGCCATGTTTATTTTACACTCAAAGATCAAGACGCGATATTAGATGCGGTCGCTTGGCGTGGTACGGCCCTTAAATTTCCTTTTAATCCTGAAGATGGGTTAGAGGTTATTTGTCGTGGAAAAATTACAACTTTTCCTGGACGGTCGAAATATCAAATTATTGTTGATTCGATGGAACTTGCGGGTGAGGGCGCTCTTCTTGCTTTGCTTGAAAAAAGAAAGCAAAAACTACTCGCTGAAGGATTATTTGATCCAGCACGTAAAAAACCTATTCCATTTTTGCCTTTAATCATTGGTGTTATTACATCGCCAACAGGTTCTGTCATTCGTGATATTTTGCATAGGATTCAAGATCGTTTTCCCAGCCGCGTTTTAGTTTGGCCCTGTCTTGTGCAAGGGGAAGGTGCAAAAGATCAAATAGCAGCAGCCATCAACGGCTTTAATCAATTAAGCCCCGCATCCGGCTTACGACCCGATTTATTAATTGTTGCGCGTGGCGGTGGTTCTATTGAAGATCTTTGGGCCTTTAATGAAGAAATTGTAGTACGTGCGGCTGCAAATTCAAGCATTCCTTTGATTTCAGCCATTGGTCACGAAACAGATACAACTTTAATTGATTTTGCGTCAGATTTGCGTGCACCAACACCAAGTGCTGCAGCTGAAATGGCAGTACCCGTTAGGCAAGAGCTTTATGAAAAATTGGTACATTTACAATTCAGGGCAAGTCATTCTGCACGTAAAAAAGTACAAATTCACGCTTTAAATTTAACCAATATTACAAAACATTTAAAACAAGTATTATCCAAATTTGATGAAAAAAATCAAAAATTGGATCTCTATAGTGAAAAACTTCAACATTCTGTTCGTTTATTAATGGCTGAAAAAACTAATACTTTTCAAGCTATTAGTCACAAAATATTACATCCTAAACATAAGGTGCAATTGATGGAACAAGAAGCAAAAAATCTATTTAAAACATTCAAAGAATCTTATGAAAAAACAATAACATTTAAAACAAATGCGTTTAAACAAATTGCAGGATTTTTAAAACCCTCTTCTATTGTTAATAATATCCAAAAAAATCATGAAAATTTAAATCTTTATCAAAAAGCGATGACAAAAAACGTGTCGCAATTGATGAAAGACAAAATCAATATTACGCAGCAAAATGCAGTTTTATTAAAGACACTTTCCTATGAAAATACACTTAACCGCGGATTTGTAATCGTTGAAAACCAGGATCACAAAACAATTACAAGCGTTGAAAATATTAAACAAAATGACAATGTAATGCTTCGATTCAAAGATGGAAAAGTTAAAGCTAAAGTTCAATAA
- the thrS gene encoding threonine--tRNA ligase produces MITLSFPDGSQREYPEGISGFEIAKNLSQSLSKAAVLMKFNGTLRDLSTQLTTNGTIEILTITHPEALETLRHDAAHVIAEAVKELFPETQITIGPAIENGFYYDFYRETSFTPEDLLKIEERMRDIVKRDEKLSREVWPRNKAIDFFEKEGEKFKADIIRDLPEHEDISLYRQGNFIDLCRGPHFPSTSKVGTAFKLTKLAGAYWRGDPKNPQLQRIYGTVWPSQKELDDYLHQIEEAEKRDHRRLGREMSLFHMQEEGPGVVFWHPKGWTIFTLLQTYIRHRLKEADYKEINTPQLLDKAFWVASGHWDKFQEHMFISEVEHKTFAVKPMSCPGAIQIFKQGLKSYRDLPLRLSEFGLCHRNEASGALHGLLRVRAMTQDDAHIFCTPEQITSETKKFCALLAKVYEDMGFPSPRIKFSDRPETRAGSDEVWDQAENALKTAIEDVGLDYTLNPGEGAFYGPKLEFVLKDAIGRDWQLGTLQVDFILPERLGATYIGEDGKKHVPVLLHRAILGSLERFIGVLIEQYAGKFPLWLSPCQVMVTSLTSVEDDAARIVYHALQHKGIRAELDLRNEKINYKIREHSLAKMPYIFVIGKKEAAEKTVAIRKLGSTAQEILALDVAIERIYIESQPPYVNN; encoded by the coding sequence ATGATTACACTTTCGTTTCCAGATGGATCTCAACGTGAATACCCAGAAGGTATAAGCGGATTTGAAATTGCCAAAAATTTAAGTCAAAGCCTTTCTAAGGCTGCTGTTCTTATGAAATTTAATGGCACCTTACGCGATCTTTCGACCCAGCTCACGACGAATGGCACCATCGAAATTTTGACGATTACGCATCCTGAAGCGCTTGAGACGTTGCGACATGATGCAGCACATGTGATCGCAGAAGCTGTTAAGGAGCTTTTTCCTGAAACACAAATAACCATTGGGCCTGCTATTGAGAATGGTTTTTATTACGATTTTTATCGTGAAACATCTTTCACGCCTGAAGATCTTCTTAAAATTGAAGAACGTATGCGCGATATTGTTAAGCGAGACGAAAAATTAAGCCGTGAAGTTTGGCCACGTAATAAAGCCATCGATTTCTTTGAAAAAGAAGGCGAAAAATTTAAAGCAGATATCATTCGTGATTTACCAGAGCATGAAGATATTTCATTATACAGACAAGGTAATTTTATCGATTTATGCCGTGGGCCGCATTTTCCTTCAACAAGTAAAGTGGGCACTGCCTTTAAATTAACGAAGCTCGCAGGTGCTTATTGGCGCGGTGACCCTAAAAATCCACAATTACAACGAATCTATGGGACAGTTTGGCCAAGCCAAAAAGAACTTGATGATTATTTACATCAAATCGAAGAAGCGGAAAAACGGGATCATCGCCGTTTAGGTCGTGAAATGTCTCTTTTCCATATGCAAGAGGAAGGTCCTGGTGTTGTTTTCTGGCATCCTAAAGGCTGGACAATCTTTACATTATTGCAAACTTACATACGACACCGCCTTAAAGAAGCTGATTATAAAGAAATAAATACACCGCAACTTTTAGATAAAGCATTTTGGGTAGCTTCAGGCCATTGGGACAAATTCCAAGAACATATGTTTATATCTGAAGTTGAACATAAAACTTTTGCAGTTAAGCCTATGTCTTGCCCAGGCGCTATTCAGATTTTTAAACAAGGCCTTAAAAGTTATCGTGACCTTCCTTTACGTTTATCCGAATTTGGTTTATGTCACAGGAATGAAGCGTCAGGTGCTTTACATGGATTATTACGTGTTCGTGCGATGACGCAAGATGACGCCCATATTTTTTGTACACCTGAACAAATTACGTCAGAAACAAAAAAGTTCTGTGCGCTTTTGGCTAAAGTTTATGAAGATATGGGATTCCCGTCACCGCGTATTAAATTTTCAGATCGTCCTGAGACGCGCGCAGGTAGTGATGAAGTCTGGGATCAGGCTGAAAATGCGTTAAAAACGGCTATTGAAGATGTAGGTCTTGATTATACACTTAATCCAGGTGAGGGCGCTTTTTATGGGCCAAAACTTGAGTTTGTGTTAAAGGATGCGATCGGCCGTGATTGGCAATTAGGCACGTTACAAGTTGATTTTATTTTACCAGAACGATTAGGCGCCACTTATATTGGTGAAGATGGTAAAAAACATGTGCCTGTTTTATTGCATCGTGCTATTTTAGGATCATTAGAACGTTTCATCGGTGTGTTGATTGAGCAATATGCAGGTAAATTTCCACTTTGGTTAAGTCCATGTCAAGTCATGGTGACGTCTTTAACCAGCGTTGAAGATGATGCGGCACGTATTGTGTATCACGCGCTACAACATAAAGGTATTCGCGCAGAACTTGATTTGCGTAATGAGAAAATTAATTATAAAATACGTGAGCATAGTTTGGCTAAAATGCCCTACATTTTTGTGATTGGTAAAAAAGAAGCTGCTGAAAAAACAGTTGCTATACGAAAACTTGGATCCACTGCGCAAGAAATCCTTGCATTAGATGTGGCAATTGAGAGAATATATATTGAAAGCCAACCACCTTATGTGAATAATTAA